The sequence GATCGTGGCGAGGCCGTCGAGGCCCTTCGGCTCGGCGTCGAGCGGAACGTCGAGCAGCACCTCCACAGCGACGAGCTGCTGACCTGGGCGCTCGCAGCGCAGGAGGGTCAGGCCATTGGACAGGGTGGAGCGCTCCGGGGCGGGGAAGGCCCAGGGCTTGGCGGGGCCCGGCTGGGGGCGCGGGTGGAACTCCATGGTGCTCTGCACGGCTTCGCTCACTGCTGCGCCGCCTCCTCGTCCTGGTCGGTGGCCGCTTCCTCGGCGGCGGGGGTCTGCTCAGGCGCGGTGGGCTCGTAGACGAGGACCGCGCGGTTGTCCGGGCGGAGCCGGGCGGCGGCGATCTCGCGCACCTCGTCGGCGGTGATCGTGAGGAGGCGGTCCACGGCGGTGAAGGCGAGCTGCGGGTCTCCGAAGAGCACGGCGTACCGGCAGAGCTGGTCGGCGCGGCCGGCGACGGTGTCGAGCTGGTCGAGCCACTCGCGCTCCAGCTGGGCCTGGGCGCGCTCCATCTCCTCGGCCGTCGGGCCCTCCTCGGCGAAGCGGGCCAGCTCCTCGTCCACGGCCGCCTCGATCGCGGGGATCTCGACACCCGCGCTCGTCTTGACGTCGAGCCAGCCGAGCGAGGGGGCGCCCGCCAGCCGCAGCAGCCCGAAACCGGCGGCGACGGCCGAACGGTCGCGGCGCACCAGGCGGTTGAAGAGCCGCGAGGACTCGCCGCCGCCGAGGATGGTGAGCGCGACATCGGCGGCGTCCCCGGCGCGGGTCCCGTCCTCGGGAAGCCGGTAGGCCGCCATGAGGGCGCGCGAGGGCACGTCCTCACGCACCGTCTCGCGCAACTGCCCGCCCATCACGTCGGGCAGCGAGCCGTCGCGCGGCGGCTGCTTGCCGTCGTGGCCCGGGATCGAGCCGAAGTACTTCTCGACCCAGGCGAGGGTCTGCTCCGGGTCGATGTCGCCGACGACGGAGAGGACCGCGTTGTTCGGCGCGTAGTACGTGCGGAAGAAGGCGCGGGCGTCCTCCAGGGTCGCCGCGTCGAGGTCCGCCATGGAGCCGATGGGGGTGTGGTGGTACGGGTGGCCCTCGGGGTAGGCGAGGGCGGTGAGCTTCTCGAAGGCGGTGCCGTAGGGCACGTTGTCGTACCGCTGGCGGCGCTCGTTCTTGACCACCGCGCGCTGGTTGTCCAGGGACTCCAGGTCGAGCGCGGTGAGCAGGGAGCCCATGCGGTCGGCCTCCAGCCACAGCGCCAGCTCCAGCTGGTTCGACGGCATGGTCTCGAAGTAGTTGGTGCGCTCGAAGCTCGTCGTGCCGTTGAGGGAGCCGCCGGCGCCCTGGACCAGCTCGAAGTGCCCGTTCCCCTTGACCTGCGCCGAGCCCTGGAACATCAGGTGCTCGAAGAGGTGGGCGAGGCCGGTGCGCCCCGCGACCTCGTGGCGCGAGCCGACGTCGTACCAGAGGCAGACGGCCGCCACCGGGGTCAGGTGGTCCTCGGAGAGGACCACGCGCAGTCCGTTGGCGAGCCGGTGCTCCGTCGCGGTCAGACCGCCGGAGCCGGCCCGCTCGGTGGCCGTGTCACCCATGGGCATGTACATCCCTTCGTGTCGCCGAACCGCTCGTGGCCGCCGCGAGGCGCCGGGCGTGCTCGTCGTACAGCTGTTGAGTCGGATCGCTGTTGTCTCGTCGCGCTGTCACTCTATGCAACCGCACCGACAAGCGGGGAAGTTCCCGCCTCCGGACTTCTTCCCCGCGGATCGGCGCAGAGGCGCACGGGGTGGTTCGCACCCGCTCCGCGCGCCGGTCGGGTACGTACCCGCGCGCCGCTCCGGTACGTACGGAGGAGAGCGTCCCGTACGGGACGGCGGACGGTGCCCGCCGCGCTGCCGCACGTACGACCCGCGGGGGAGGACACGCCGGAGCGGTCGCGACGCGTCCCTCCCGCGGGGGAGCCGTCCCTCGCGGGGTGGAGAGCGGCGCTTCCGCCGGAAGTACCCCCTTGCTCCGGCTCCGTGGGCCCGCGAGGGCGTCTGCGGACGGGTCGAGGTCGGGACTGTCGGCGCGGCGGTCCACAATGGTCCGCGTCAGTACAGCCGCAGTACAGCCGATGCCGTGACGAGAACGCGAAGGAGCCGCAGCAGCGATGGCCCGCCGCAGCACGAAAACCCCGTCTCGGGGCACCTCCCGGGCCGACGAGGCAGACTTCGAGGAGAGAATCCTCGACATCGACGTCGTCGACGAGATGCAGAGCTCCTACCTGGAGTACGCGTACTCCGTGATCTACTCCCGGGCGCTCCCCGACGCCCGGGACGGGCTCAAGCCGGTGCAGCGACGCATCGTCTACCAGATGAACGAGATGGGTCTGCGGCCCGAGCGCGGCTACGTCAAGTGCGCGCGCGTCGTCGGCGAGGTGATGGGCAAGCTTCACCCGCACGGGGACGCCTCGATCTACGACGCGCTCGTCCGCATGGCGCAGTCCTTCTCCATGCGGGTCCCGCTCGTCGACGGGCACGGCAACTTCGGCTCGCTGGGCAACGACGACCCGCCGGCCGCGATGCGGTACACCGAGTCCCGCATGGCCGACGCGGCGATGCTGATGACGGACTCGATCGACGAGAACACCGTCGACTTCGCGCCCAACTACGACGGCCAGGAGCAGGAGCCCCTCACCCTCCCCGCCGCCTACCCGAACCTGCTGGTCAACGGCGCCTCCGGGATCGCCGTCGGCATGGCGACGAACATGGCGCCGCACAACCTCGGCGAGGTCGTCGCCGCCGCGCGCCACCTGATCCGGCATCCGAACGCGGATCTCGACACGCTCATGAAGTACGTGCCGGGCCCCGACCTGCCCACCGGTGGCCGCATCGTGGGCCTCGCGGGGATTCGCGACGCGTACGCGAACGGGCGCGGCAGCTTCAAGACCCGCGCCAGCGTCACGGTCGAGAACGTGACGGCGCGCCGGAAGGGCCTCGTCGTGACGGAACTGCCGTTCACGGTGGGCCCCGAGAAGGTCATCGCGAAGATCAAGGACCTCGTCGGCGCGAAGAAGCTCCAGGGCATCGCGGACGTCAAGGACCTCACCGACCGCGAGCACGGCCTGCGGCTCGTCATCGAGATCAAGAACGGCTTCGTGCCCGAGGCGGTGCTCGAACAGCTCTACAAGCTGACGCCGATGGAGGAGTCCTTCGGCATCAACAACGTGGCCCTCGTGGACGGTCAGCCGCTCACGCTCGGCCTCAAGGAGATGCTGGAGGTCTACCTCGACCACCGCTTCTCCGTCGTGCGGCGGCGCAGCGAGTTCCGGCGCACGAAGCGCATGAACCGGCTGCACCTCGTGGAGGGCCTGCTCGTCGCGCTCGTCGACATCGACGAGGTCATCCGGCTCATCCGCTCCAGCGAGAACTCGGCGGAGGCGAAGCAGCGCCTCATCGAGCACTTCTCGCTGAGCGAGACGCAGACCCAGTACATCCTCGACACCCCGCTGCGCCGGCTCACCAGGTTCGACCGGATTGAACTGGAGTCCGAGCGCGACCGGCTCAACGCGGAGATCGAGGAGCTGACGGCGATCCTCGAATCGGACACCGAGCTGCGCAAGCTCGTCTCCGGCGAGCTGGCGGCCGTGGCGAAGAAGTACGGGACACCGCGTCGCACCGTGCTGCTCGAATCGGCGGACACCCCCGTCGCGGCGATCCCGCTCCAGGTCGCCGACGACCCCTGCCGTGTGCTGCTCTCCTCGACCGGTGTCATCGCCCGCACGCCGGGCACCGAGCCGCTCCAGGAGGGCTCGGCGAAGCGCGCCAAGCACGACGTGATCCGCTCCGCGGTGCCCGCGACGGCGCGCGGCGAGGTCGGCGCGGTCACCTCGGCGGGGCGGCTCCTGCGCATCACCGTCGTGGACCTGCCCCAGCTCGCCGAGGGCGCGGGGCCCGCGCTGGTGGGCGGGGCGCCGGTGGCGGAGTTCGTACGGCTCGAAGGCGACGAGACGCTCGTGTGCCTGTGCACGCTCGACGAGTCCTCGCCGGGGCTCGCGATCGGTACGGCGCAGGGCGTCGTGAAGCGCGTCGTGCCCGACTACCCGGCCAACCGCGAGGAGCTGGAGGTCATCACACTGCGCGAGGGCGACCGGATCGTGGGCGCCGCCGAGCTGCGCACGGGTGAGGAGGACCTCGTCTTCATCACGGACGACGCGCAGTTGCTGCGCTTCCAGGCGTCGGCGGTACGCCCGCAGGGCCGCCCGGCGGGTGGCGTCGCCGGGGTCAAGCTCGCCGACGGGGCCAAGGTGCTCTCCTTCGATGTCGTCGACCCGGCTGTCGACGCGGCCGTCTTCACGGTGGCCGGTTCGCGCGGCACACTCGACGACTCGGTGCAGACGACCGCGAAGCTCACCCCGTTCGACCAGTTCCCCCGCAAGGGCCGGGCGACCGGCGGGGTCCGCTGCCAGCGCTTCCTCAAGGGCGAGGACTGCCTCAGCTTCGCCTGGACGGGGCCGGTCCCGGCCCGCGCGGCCCAGCGCAACGGTGCCCCGGCCACGCTCCCCGAGCCCGACCCGCGCCGCGACGGCTCCGGCGTCTCGCTCGACAAGCCGGTCGCCGCGGTGGCGGGACCGGCCTGACGGAAGGCCGCCGCCCGCGTGCCCGTCCACGACACCTCGTGGGTAAGGCACGCGGGCGGCGGCCCCGCCGTCCCGGCTGAGGACGTCTTGCCACGCTAAGGCGGTCCCACCGCGCCAGGACGGCTTCGCCGCGTCAGGGCGTGAACTCCGGCTCGGGCTCCCCCGCGGCATCCGCCTCGGGGTCCCGTACGTACCTCAGGACGCCCCACATGCGGCGCTGGCCGTCCGCGTCCGCTCCCCCGGCGAGGCTCAACGCGTCCGGTGTCGCGGTGAGTTCCTCCTCGCGGCAGGCGTCGAGTCCGGCGGCGACGCCCGCCGCGTCGATCCCGGCTCCGATGAGGACGAGTTCGGAGCGGCGGGGCGCGCCCTCCGGCCACGGCTCGGGGGTGAAGCGCAGGAAGCGGCCCACGGCGTGCAGGCCGTAGCGGTGGAGCGGGTCGGCGGCGCCGAAGTCCACGTACCCCTTGATCCGGTAGAGGCCCTCGGGCCGCCGTTCCAGGAAGGACATGAGCCGTACGGGATCGAGCGGGACCTCGTAGGTCCTCGCCACGCTCTCGTACCCCTCGTGCAGGTGCGGTGCGGGCTCCTCCTCGGCGCGCAGGTCGTCGAAGGAGAGCTGTCCGCGCCGCTCGGTCACGGGGCGGCGGTCGAAGAGGAGCTCCGGGTCGAGGCGGCCGTGCGTGACGGGTGCGACGGCGGCGCCGCGCGCCAGGTCCCGTACCTGCGCGAGCAGTTCGGCGCGCGCGGTGGCGGTGATCCGGTCGGTCTTGTTGAGGACGACGAGGTCGGCGACGGCGAGCCGCGTGCCGAGTCCGGGGTGCCGTGCGCGGGTCGCGGGGAACTCGGCCGCGTCGACGACCTCCACGAGCCCGCCGTAGACGAGCCGCGGGTTGTCGCCCGCGAGCACCATGCGGACCAGCTCGGCCGGTTCCGCGAGCCCGCTCGCCTCGATGACGACGAGATCGACGCGCAGCCCGGGGGCGGTGAGCCGGGCGAGCTGTTCGTCCAGCTCGCTCACGTCGACCGCGCAGCACAGGCAGCCGTTCCCGAGCGAGACCGTCGAGCCCGCTTGTCCCGCGACGGCCATCGCGTCGATCTCGATACTGCCGAAGTCGTTGACGAGCACCGCGATCCGGCTGCCCCGGCTGCTGTGGAGCAGGTGGTTGAGCACCGTGGTCTTCCCGGCCCCGAGGAACCCGGAAAGCACCACGACGGGGATCTGCTGGGGGACGGCACGCTCTTGTTCTTCCGCTGTCACCGCCCCAGCCTACGAACCCACGCCCCGGCAGCCGGTACGCGCGTCCCGTATCGAGTCCGGCGCGGCGCGACCCGCCGGGGCCGTACGGGGTCCGGCGCGGCGCCACCCGGAGGTCCCGTACCGGGTCCGGCGCGGTCCCCGCCCGGCAGGGGCCCACCACGGCGGTTCAGCGGTGGGCACGCGATGGGGGCATGGGGAGGGTCAGCGGGGCGCCTGCCCCGTCGAGCCCCGTACGACCAGCTCCGGTTCGAACAGCAGCTCCTCGGCCGTCGCCGTCGCCC comes from Streptomyces sp. Tu6071 and encodes:
- a CDS encoding CobW family GTP-binding protein: MTAEEQERAVPQQIPVVVLSGFLGAGKTTVLNHLLHSSRGSRIAVLVNDFGSIEIDAMAVAGQAGSTVSLGNGCLCCAVDVSELDEQLARLTAPGLRVDLVVIEASGLAEPAELVRMVLAGDNPRLVYGGLVEVVDAAEFPATRARHPGLGTRLAVADLVVLNKTDRITATARAELLAQVRDLARGAAVAPVTHGRLDPELLFDRRPVTERRGQLSFDDLRAEEEPAPHLHEGYESVARTYEVPLDPVRLMSFLERRPEGLYRIKGYVDFGAADPLHRYGLHAVGRFLRFTPEPWPEGAPRRSELVLIGAGIDAAGVAAGLDACREEELTATPDALSLAGGADADGQRRMWGVLRYVRDPEADAAGEPEPEFTP
- a CDS encoding M16 family metallopeptidase translates to MYMPMGDTATERAGSGGLTATEHRLANGLRVVLSEDHLTPVAAVCLWYDVGSRHEVAGRTGLAHLFEHLMFQGSAQVKGNGHFELVQGAGGSLNGTTSFERTNYFETMPSNQLELALWLEADRMGSLLTALDLESLDNQRAVVKNERRQRYDNVPYGTAFEKLTALAYPEGHPYHHTPIGSMADLDAATLEDARAFFRTYYAPNNAVLSVVGDIDPEQTLAWVEKYFGSIPGHDGKQPPRDGSLPDVMGGQLRETVREDVPSRALMAAYRLPEDGTRAGDAADVALTILGGGESSRLFNRLVRRDRSAVAAGFGLLRLAGAPSLGWLDVKTSAGVEIPAIEAAVDEELARFAEEGPTAEEMERAQAQLEREWLDQLDTVAGRADQLCRYAVLFGDPQLAFTAVDRLLTITADEVREIAAARLRPDNRAVLVYEPTAPEQTPAAEEAATDQDEEAAQQ
- a CDS encoding DNA gyrase/topoisomerase IV subunit A, which gives rise to MARRSTKTPSRGTSRADEADFEERILDIDVVDEMQSSYLEYAYSVIYSRALPDARDGLKPVQRRIVYQMNEMGLRPERGYVKCARVVGEVMGKLHPHGDASIYDALVRMAQSFSMRVPLVDGHGNFGSLGNDDPPAAMRYTESRMADAAMLMTDSIDENTVDFAPNYDGQEQEPLTLPAAYPNLLVNGASGIAVGMATNMAPHNLGEVVAAARHLIRHPNADLDTLMKYVPGPDLPTGGRIVGLAGIRDAYANGRGSFKTRASVTVENVTARRKGLVVTELPFTVGPEKVIAKIKDLVGAKKLQGIADVKDLTDREHGLRLVIEIKNGFVPEAVLEQLYKLTPMEESFGINNVALVDGQPLTLGLKEMLEVYLDHRFSVVRRRSEFRRTKRMNRLHLVEGLLVALVDIDEVIRLIRSSENSAEAKQRLIEHFSLSETQTQYILDTPLRRLTRFDRIELESERDRLNAEIEELTAILESDTELRKLVSGELAAVAKKYGTPRRTVLLESADTPVAAIPLQVADDPCRVLLSSTGVIARTPGTEPLQEGSAKRAKHDVIRSAVPATARGEVGAVTSAGRLLRITVVDLPQLAEGAGPALVGGAPVAEFVRLEGDETLVCLCTLDESSPGLAIGTAQGVVKRVVPDYPANREELEVITLREGDRIVGAAELRTGEEDLVFITDDAQLLRFQASAVRPQGRPAGGVAGVKLADGAKVLSFDVVDPAVDAAVFTVAGSRGTLDDSVQTTAKLTPFDQFPRKGRATGGVRCQRFLKGEDCLSFAWTGPVPARAAQRNGAPATLPEPDPRRDGSGVSLDKPVAAVAGPA